Proteins encoded together in one Tenuifilum sp. 4138str window:
- a CDS encoding ABC transporter permease — MNKIFLIMQREFMTRVRKKSFIITTLLSPIFFAAIAILPSYLASLEVTEVRTVAVVDNTKQFIDVIPSTEYIKVTYVTDTPAEKVKENLNETGYYALLVIDSTSTPNQAAFTIYSQKQPAIDVMQHLENTLEKEIEARKLKTYNIDNLDKILADVKTSISIKSIKVSQTGEEKESNTLIAMAIAYIMSFLMYMMVLITGNQVMQGVIEEKTNRVVEVIISSVKPFQMMAGKIFGMASVSLLQILIWVVMTAALAGVGINIISSKMTTKPATEQMQAMAQADPQMAQVQEQATAVANSEGMSFLTALKNQNFPLLIGGFIFYFLFGYLLYAAMFAAVGSAVESITDTQQLTLPITLPLILAIIVMISGIKSPDGPLAFWFSLIPFTSPVIMLTRLPFGVPTWQLALSATLLVGTFILITWLAAKIYRVGILMYGKKYTWKEMIKWISYRG, encoded by the coding sequence ATGAACAAGATATTTCTCATAATGCAGCGCGAGTTCATGACCAGGGTCAGGAAAAAATCGTTTATCATAACCACCCTGCTCTCGCCAATATTTTTTGCAGCCATAGCCATACTTCCAAGCTACCTAGCTTCGCTTGAGGTTACCGAGGTACGAACCGTTGCCGTGGTTGATAATACCAAACAGTTTATTGATGTAATTCCCTCAACTGAGTATATCAAGGTTACTTACGTAACCGATACTCCTGCCGAAAAGGTTAAGGAAAACTTAAATGAAACAGGCTATTATGCCCTATTGGTGATTGACTCTACCTCCACACCTAATCAGGCAGCTTTCACCATTTACTCCCAGAAACAGCCTGCCATTGATGTTATGCAGCACCTGGAGAATACTTTAGAAAAGGAAATTGAGGCGCGCAAGCTTAAAACCTATAATATCGATAATCTAGATAAGATACTTGCCGATGTTAAAACCAGTATCTCAATAAAATCGATAAAGGTAAGCCAAACAGGGGAGGAAAAGGAGAGTAACACCCTAATTGCTATGGCAATAGCTTACATCATGAGCTTTTTGATGTATATGATGGTGCTTATAACCGGTAACCAGGTTATGCAGGGGGTTATTGAGGAGAAAACAAACCGCGTGGTTGAGGTTATCATTTCATCGGTTAAGCCGTTTCAGATGATGGCGGGTAAAATTTTTGGGATGGCCTCAGTGAGCCTGCTGCAAATACTGATATGGGTGGTAATGACCGCTGCGCTTGCCGGGGTTGGTATCAACATCATAAGCAGTAAAATGACCACAAAACCCGCTACCGAGCAAATGCAGGCCATGGCCCAGGCTGACCCTCAAATGGCACAGGTTCAGGAACAGGCTACTGCAGTAGCAAACAGTGAGGGAATGAGTTTCCTTACAGCCCTCAAGAACCAGAACTTCCCATTACTCATTGGAGGATTTATATTCTACTTCCTTTTTGGGTACTTACTTTATGCGGCTATGTTTGCAGCCGTGGGCTCAGCAGTGGAAAGTATAACCGATACCCAACAGCTCACACTGCCAATTACCCTACCGCTGATACTGGCAATAATTGTGATGATTAGCGGAATTAAGTCGCCCGATGGGCCTTTAGCTTTCTGGTTCTCGCTAATTCCTTTTACCTCGCCGGTTATTATGCTAACCCGTTTGCCTTTTGGCGTTCCAACCTGGCAATTGGCACTATCGGCTACTCTGCTTGTGGGTACATTTATCCTTATTACCTGGCTAGCCGCCAAAATATACAGGGTGGGCATACTAATGTACGGTAAAAAGTACACCTGGAAGGAAATGATTAAGTGGATTAGCTACAGAGGGTAG